CGAGGCTGGATTTGGCTGAGCCGCGCTCACATGTGCCCGCAGGGCCCCTCCAGCCCCGCCGGCGTTTGAGGCGCGGGTCCGGGCAGCGCCCGGGGAACGGTGGAAGGGTGGGTAGGGGACAGCCCCGCGCAGCGGCCCACCACCCGCAGACGACGGCCGGACCCTGGCCAGGGCCCGTGGCCCCGCCCCGGGTCCGCCGGCCGGAGGCCGGCGCAGCGGCGCGAAGCCGGTAAGGCCCGCCAGGGCCGCACCGCGCGAGCGGCGCGTCAAAAAGGGGCCACACTGGGCGGATGCTCGAGACCTCCGCACGACTGCTGCGCCTGCTCTCCCTGTTGCAGGCCCACCGGGAATGGACCGGTGCCGATCTCGCCGCACGGCTCGGCGTCACGCCGCGTACCGTGCGGCGGGACGTCGACCGGCTGCGCGAGCTCGGGTACCCCGTGAACGCCAGCCCCGGGACCGGCGGCGGGTACCAGCTGGGGGCCGGGGCCGAGCTGCCGCCGCTGCTGCTGGACGACGACGAGGCCGTCGCGGTCGCCGTCGGGCTGCGCACGGCCGCCGGGAACGGGGTCGAGGGGATCGGGGAGGCCTCCGTACGGGCCCTCGCCAAGCTGGAGCAGGTGCTGCCGTCGCGGCTGCGCGGGCGGGTCTCGGCGCTCAACGAGTTCACCGTGCCCATGCTGCGCGGGCCGGGCCGCGCCACCGTCGACGCCTCGGTGCTCACCGAGCTCGCCGCCGCCTGCCGGGACAGCGAGCGGCTCCGTTTCGGGTACCGGGACCACGGGGGCAGCGTCAGCCGGCGCGTTGTCGAGCCGCACCGGCTCGTCTGTACCGAGCGGCGCTGGTACCTCGTCGCCTGGGACCTCGACCGGGAGGACTGGCGGACCTTCCGCGCGGACCGGATCGAGCCCCGCCCGCCGCACGGCCCGCGCTTCACCCCGCGCCCGGCGCCCGCCGAGGACCTCGCCGCGTACGTCTCCCAGGGCGTGTCGCAGCGCGCGTACGCGGCCCAGGCGGTGGTGCGGCTGCGCGTACCGGCCGAGGAGGCGGCGCGGATCATCGGGCCCTCCGACGGGGCGCTGGAGCCGGTCGACGCGGAGAGCTGCCTGCTGCACACCGGGGCGGTGAACCTCGAGGTTCTCGTGATTCACATCATGCTGCTCGGCTGTGAGTTCGAGGTGGTGGAGCCGCCCGAGCTGACCGAGCGGATCCGGTGGGTACGGGACCTTCTGGGCCGTGCCCTGGAAGCGGTGCCGGAGTAACTCCCGGGCGCCGGAATTCGGGTTCTCCGGCGGAATTCGAAAGGGCTCCGGAAAGGAAGGGGACGGGGGTCTTCCGGGGGTGGCGGCTGTCGACAACCCGTGACACAAGCGTGACCCGGTACGGAGGAACATCCGCTCGCCCGGCTGACGGGCTGTGCATATGAACGGCGACGGCGGGCCGGTTCGGTGAACCGGCCCGCCGTTTTCGCGGTGCGGGGTGGGGCTGTGCGTACCGTCCCCGCGCAGTGGGTCAGCCGCCGGTCGCCGGGCGGGCCGAGGCGCCCCGGGCGGTGGCCCGCTCGGTGTGTGCCGGGCGCCGGCTGCCGGCCGGGGTGACCGGGGTGCGCTCGGAGCGGATGACGTGCTGCCGGGACACCGGGTGCGTGGCGGGGCGCAGGGCCGGGGCGTGCCCGGCCGGGGCGGGGGCCGGGGTCCCGTCCTCGACGGCGGCGGTGCGCCCGGGCTGCCACTTCCCGCCCGCGGAGAGCAGCGGCGTGAGCGCGGCGGCGACCGGTTCGGAGACCCGGCCGTCCTCCAGCCGGCGGCGCCACAGCTCGCGCAGCTCGAAGACGTA
The Streptomyces sp. NBC_00091 genome window above contains:
- a CDS encoding YafY family protein, encoding MLETSARLLRLLSLLQAHREWTGADLAARLGVTPRTVRRDVDRLRELGYPVNASPGTGGGYQLGAGAELPPLLLDDDEAVAVAVGLRTAAGNGVEGIGEASVRALAKLEQVLPSRLRGRVSALNEFTVPMLRGPGRATVDASVLTELAAACRDSERLRFGYRDHGGSVSRRVVEPHRLVCTERRWYLVAWDLDREDWRTFRADRIEPRPPHGPRFTPRPAPAEDLAAYVSQGVSQRAYAAQAVVRLRVPAEEAARIIGPSDGALEPVDAESCLLHTGAVNLEVLVIHIMLLGCEFEVVEPPELTERIRWVRDLLGRALEAVPE